A portion of the Manihot esculenta cultivar AM560-2 chromosome 2, M.esculenta_v8, whole genome shotgun sequence genome contains these proteins:
- the LOC110607282 gene encoding 3-ketoacyl-CoA synthase 11 yields MFLFLTPFLGMTLVHCSMLTLENLSKLWNQPKLNSETLVICSTFLLTIIILYFMRKPRKVYLVDFACYKPEPSYKCSKEHCLKIAESARVFTKESLEFAKKILERSGIGQDTYASNGILQNPQDFSMAEARRESEMVIFGAIDELLGKTGVKLADIGILVVNCSLFNPQPSLSAIIINHYKLRANILSFNLAGMGCSAGLISIQLAKDLLQVHPDSYALVVSTENVTSSWYAGNERMMLVTNSLFRVGGAAILLSNLPSDRRHSKYRLMYSVRTHNGADDKSYNSIMQQEDENNILGVSLSKELIRVAGDTLKANITALGPLVLPLSEQLIFLANLIMKRIFKMKIKSYIPDFKLAIEHFCIHPGGRAVLDEVEKSLGLSKWHMEPSRMTLFRFANTSSSSLWYELAYTEAKGRIKKGDKVLQLGFGSGFKCNSVVWHAIRPINPANEKNPWIDEINDFPVVVPKVTPVIY; encoded by the exons ATGTTCCTCTTTCTCACACCATTTCTTGGCATGACTTTGGTTCATTGTTCAATGCTCACCCTTGAAAATCTCAGTAAGCTATGGAACCAACCCAAACTCAATTCTGAAACATTAGTTATATGCTCAACTTTTTTACTGACTATAATCATTCTATATTTTATGAGAAAGCCAAGAAAAGTCTACTTAGTTGATTTTGCTTGCTACAAGCCAGAGCCATCTTACAAGTGCTCCAAAGAGCATTGCCTGAAGATAGCTGAAAGTGCGAGAGTGTTCACAAAGGAAAGTTTAGAGTTTGCAAAGAAAATTCTAGAGAGATCTGGGATTGGTCAAGACACATACGCATCTAATGGAATATTGCAAAACCCTCAAGACTTTTCCATGGCCGAGGCAAGAAGGGAGTCAGAAATGGTGATTTTTGGAGCAATTGATGAGCTGCTGGGTAAAACTGGGGTGAAGCTTGCAGATATAGGAATACTCGTAGTGAATTGCAGTCTGTTCAATCCTCAGCCGTCTCTCTCGGCCATAATTATCAATCACTACAAGTTAAGAGCGAATATTTTGAGCTTTAATCTTGCTGGTATGGGATGCAGTGCTGGACTTATTTCTATACAGCTCGCCAAAGATCTTTTACag GTCCATCCAGACTCTTATGCCCTAGTGGTTAGTACAGAAAATGTCACTAGTAGTTGGTATGCCGGCAATGAACGCATGATGCTTGTTACAAACTCCCTATTTCGCGTTGGAGGAGCTGCAATTCTTCTGTCCAACCTACCATCTGATCGTCGACATTCTAAATATCGGCTCATGTATAGTGTACGAACACACAATGGTGCTGATGATAAGTCCTACAATAGTATAATGCAACAAGAAGATGAGAACAACATATTGGGAGTCTCATTGTCAAAAGAACTCATAAGGGTTGCTGGAGATACCCTTAAGGCAAACATCACCGCACTTGGACCATTAGTTCTTCCATTGTCTGAGCAACTGATATTTCTTgcaaatttaataatgaaaagGATTTTCAAAATGAAGATAAAATCATATATTCCAGATTTCAAGTTGGCAATTGAACACTTCTGCATACATCCTGGAGGAAGAGCTGTTTTAGATGAGGTAGAAAAAAGCCTTGGTCTCAGTAAATGGCACATGGAGCCTTCAAGAATGACTCTCTTTAGGTTTGCAAACACTTCAAGTAGTTCATTGTGGTATGAATTGGCTTACACAGAAGCTAAGGGAAGGATCAAGAAGGGTGATAAGGTGTTGCAATTAGGTTTTGGTTCAGGGTTCAAGTGCAACAGCGTTGTGTGGCATGCTATAAGGCCTATCAATCCAGCCAATGAGAAGAACCCTTGGATTGATGAAATTAATGATTTTCCTGTTGTCGTACCTAAAGTTACACCTGTAATATATTAA